The DNA segment TGAGAGACGAATGGATGCCCGAAAAGCAAACGAGCTTGCTGGAAAATCTATAAAGGTTTTTGGAGCAGGCTCCTTGGGGCCGAGGCCGGGGCCTGGGGCTGGGGTGTGGAGCGCCATCTGCAAAAGCAGATGGGGTTAGAGTCCAGTTGAGAGGGAATCTATCCTGATGAGTACTTCTCGCAATGTTTTTGGGGTGGTTTTGGCTCTGTTTTTTTTCTGGGGCTCGGGTCTTGTCATGGCCCAGCCAGCTCATGGGCCAGTGCGAATAGTGCTGGATCCTGGTCACGGCGGAAAGGATAAGGGCGCCTCGGGAGCCCAAAACGTTCTTGAAAAAGAGGTGGCCCTGGTTCTTGCAAGGGAGCTTAGGGAGGAGGCCCGTACCATGGGAGGATTCCAGGTGCGCCTGACCAGGGAAGAGGACGAGGCTTTCCCCTGGTCCAGACGACTGGATGCAGCCCAGGGGGCGGACTTGTGGTTGGGCATACACCTAAATGCTGATTTCCAAGGCAAGGCCCACGGCCCTAGAGTTTTTTACTCGCTTTTGGCCGAGAACTCAGTGGGGAAGAATTCAAAAAGCGTATCCGTGCCTGGGGAAGGGGTGAGGGCCATTCTCCAAGACATGGTCACCACCAAGAGGATCAATGAGACCATATTGCTGGCAGAGCACATACAGCGGGTCTTGGAGGCTGCCTGGGGGGTGGGTTCCAAACCTTCCCGTCAGGTACCATTACTGGGGCTTCCTGATCTGGAATGCCCGGCAGTGTTGGTGGAGGTAGGATTCCTGACACACGGGGGAGACCTCAAGACTCTTCAGGACCAGGCCAAAAGAAGGGCCCTGGCCAGATCCATCCTCAAAGGAGTGCGTGGATTCTTGCAAGATCCTCGCAGGATGGAATGAGATCAGGCCTGAGGGGAGGGCGGTGATGGCCGCAAGAATGGGCAGGGAAGCTGATCAGCTCAGAGCCGTGGTTGTCGAATCCGGCGTTCAGAAACATGCCTGGGGTTCGGTGATTTTTTCCATGGGCGACACCAGGGTGCTATGCGCCGCCACGGTAGAAGAAGCGGTTCCTGCCTTCTTAAAAGGCAAGGGGCAGGGATGGGTCACTGCGGAATACGGAATGCTGCCTGCATCCACGGAGGTGAGGACTCCAAGAGACGCCAACCGAGGGAGGACTTCCGAGATCCAGCGCCTCATAGGCAGGTCCCTGAGGGCAATTACAGATCTCAGAGGCCTGGGGGAGAGAACGGTCCGCATAGATTGTGATGTAATCCAGGCTGACGGAGGGACTCGAACTGCAGCCATAAATGGCGGCTTTCTGGCTCTGGTGCAAGCCCTGGTGAAACTCATGAAAACAGGGGCCATAAGCAGGATACCCATCAAGGACCAGGTAGGAGCCGTCAGCGTTGGTATTGTTGGGGGAAATGTTCTTCTGGACTTGGACTATTGGGAGGACTACAGGGCCGAGGTGGACATGAACGTAGTGATGACAGGCTCGGGGGATCTGGTTGAGATCCAGGGGACTGCTGAGGACGGAGTATTCAGCAGATCTCAACTGGAGGAAATGCTGGAAATGGCCTGGAAAGGCATTTACAAGATCCATGAATTACAGAGGGCTTACCTTCCTTCTTTTCAGCCATGATATCAGGACCCAAAAGACTTCTTTTGGCCACCAGGAATAAGGGCAAGCTCAGGGAAATAAGGGAGTTTTTCTCTGGCTTGGATCTCCAGGTGGTGGGGATGGAAGAGCTTCCAGGCGCACGGGAGGTACTGGAGGATGGCGAGAGCTTTCTGGAGAATGCAAGAAAAAAGGCTCATGCTTTGGCATTGGATTTTGGCTGCCTGGCCCTAGCGGACGACTCCGGGCTGGAAGTGGATGTGTTGGGAGGCCTGCCTGGAGTAAGGTCTGCCAGGTATGCAGGGCAGGGCGCCACAGATGAACAAAACAATGAGAAGCTGCTGGCTGAGTTAAGAGGCTTGGAAGCAGGAAAAAGAAAAGCCAGGTTCCGCTGTGTGATGGTCTTGGCCGCACCCGACGGGAGGGAGTGGATTTCAGAGGGAACCTGGGAAGGTGAGATAGCCCAGGCCCCCAAGGGAGAGGGCGGGTTTGGATATGATCCCATTTTTTTCCTGCCAAAGCAGGGAAAGACCGTGGCAGAACTCTCCCTGGAGGAGAAAAACCGCATGAGTCATAGAGCCCAGGCCTTGAGGGGAATCAGGGATGCGCTGCTGGAGGCTCTGGGGTCGAGGGGGAAATAGATCCCGAGGCTGCATCCTAAACAAAGATGGCATAGTCACTTTTTTTAACACTCCCCATCAGAAACCCCAAGCCTGGCTGGATGAAAGGATCTGGAAGGGGCTTTGGCTTTTGTACAAAAGTTCCACGGCCATTGAAATCCACAGGTTGCCCGTGGTAACATCAAAAAAGATCGGGGTGTAGCTCAGTCTGGCTAGAGCGCCAGCTTTGGGAGCTGGATGTCGGGGGTTCAAATCCCTTCACCCCGATAGCCCTGACCA comes from the bacterium genome and includes:
- a CDS encoding N-acetylmuramoyl-L-alanine amidase, which codes for MSTSRNVFGVVLALFFFWGSGLVMAQPAHGPVRIVLDPGHGGKDKGASGAQNVLEKEVALVLARELREEARTMGGFQVRLTREEDEAFPWSRRLDAAQGADLWLGIHLNADFQGKAHGPRVFYSLLAENSVGKNSKSVSVPGEGVRAILQDMVTTKRINETILLAEHIQRVLEAAWGVGSKPSRQVPLLGLPDLECPAVLVEVGFLTHGGDLKTLQDQAKRRALARSILKGVRGFLQDPRRME
- the rph gene encoding ribonuclease PH gives rise to the protein MAARMGREADQLRAVVVESGVQKHAWGSVIFSMGDTRVLCAATVEEAVPAFLKGKGQGWVTAEYGMLPASTEVRTPRDANRGRTSEIQRLIGRSLRAITDLRGLGERTVRIDCDVIQADGGTRTAAINGGFLALVQALVKLMKTGAISRIPIKDQVGAVSVGIVGGNVLLDLDYWEDYRAEVDMNVVMTGSGDLVEIQGTAEDGVFSRSQLEEMLEMAWKGIYKIHELQRAYLPSFQP
- a CDS encoding XTP/dITP diphosphatase, giving the protein MATRNKGKLREIREFFSGLDLQVVGMEELPGAREVLEDGESFLENARKKAHALALDFGCLALADDSGLEVDVLGGLPGVRSARYAGQGATDEQNNEKLLAELRGLEAGKRKARFRCVMVLAAPDGREWISEGTWEGEIAQAPKGEGGFGYDPIFFLPKQGKTVAELSLEEKNRMSHRAQALRGIRDALLEALGSRGK